In Sedimentibacter sp. MB31-C6, one genomic interval encodes:
- a CDS encoding NAD(P)-dependent alcohol dehydrogenase — MKGFAMLGIGKTGWIDKDYPQCGPLDAIVKPIAVSPCTSDVHTVWEGAIGERSDMILGHEGVGEVVEVGSLVKDFKVGDKVIVPAITPDWNALESQSGYSMHSGGMLAGWKFSNFKDGVFGEYFHVNDADGNLAILPDNINPADAVMLSDMVPTGFHGVELADIQFGDNVCVIGIGPVGLMAVAGAALRGASNLYAVGSRPKCVEIAKEYGATDIINYREGDIVEQIMEKTHGKGVDKVVVAGGNVDTFIQAITILKPGGRIGNVNYLGSGDYIKIPRAEWGCGMGHKIIAGGLMPGGRLRMEKLATLMQTGRLDTSKLLTHKFNGFDKMEEALLLMKNKPKDLIKPIVMI, encoded by the coding sequence ATGAAAGGCTTTGCAATGTTAGGAATTGGTAAAACAGGTTGGATTGATAAGGATTATCCTCAATGCGGTCCCCTTGATGCAATCGTTAAACCTATTGCTGTTTCTCCATGTACTTCTGATGTACATACTGTATGGGAAGGCGCTATCGGTGAACGTAGTGACATGATACTTGGACACGAAGGTGTTGGTGAAGTTGTTGAAGTTGGTTCCCTTGTTAAGGACTTTAAAGTTGGAGATAAGGTTATAGTTCCAGCAATCACACCAGATTGGAACGCACTTGAATCTCAATCTGGGTATTCAATGCATTCAGGTGGAATGCTTGCAGGTTGGAAATTTTCCAATTTCAAAGATGGAGTTTTCGGTGAATATTTTCATGTAAATGATGCAGATGGTAATCTTGCAATTTTACCTGATAATATTAATCCAGCAGATGCAGTTATGTTAAGTGATATGGTTCCAACAGGTTTTCATGGAGTTGAATTGGCTGATATACAATTCGGTGATAACGTATGCGTAATAGGTATTGGACCTGTAGGCTTAATGGCTGTTGCAGGGGCTGCTCTTCGTGGTGCATCTAATTTGTATGCTGTAGGTTCTCGTCCAAAATGTGTAGAAATTGCAAAAGAATATGGTGCAACAGATATTATTAACTATCGTGAAGGTGACATTGTTGAGCAAATCATGGAAAAAACTCATGGAAAAGGTGTTGATAAAGTAGTTGTTGCAGGTGGAAATGTTGATACGTTTATTCAAGCAATTACAATTTTAAAACCAGGTGGAAGAATAGGAAATGTTAACTACTTAGGTTCTGGCGATTATATAAAGATACCAAGAGCTGAATGGGGTTGCGGTATGGGTCATAAAATAATAGCAGGTGGTTTAATGCCAGGTGGTCGACTTCGTATGGAAAAACTTGCCACATTAATGCAAACAGGAAGACTTGATACCAGTAAACTTCTTACTCATAAATTTAATGGTTTTGACAAAATGGAAGAAGCATTATTACTTATGAAAAATAAACCAAAAGATTTAATTAAACCTATTGTTATGATATAA
- a CDS encoding FAD-dependent oxidoreductase, which produces MKSIKILLSLLLCFGLIFGLVACTQPAGNESESNDSDSIYKAGTYTSTATGNNGDISVEVVFDNTSIKSVKVLEHSETAGLSDAPIERIPQEVVEGQTLVVDAVTGATNTSNAILVAIEDCVNQAGGNVEALKAKASSDEADKTVTELNTDVVIVGAGGTGLAAAYSAHENNANVIVLEKLASIGGSTGLSGGGISANDTRFQREEGIEDSKESWMDLWKERQATSNPDSIYPDYDFVDKFMDEAVITTEWLVDNVGHEYGSVEGFGLDPVRRIHFPKRDGDVQGGSLLIQNIEKSVLGEGIEILTETPATELLTNEDGDVVGVVAEGKDGKLIINAEKVILAAGGYAKNDELLERFIPELAGSAELSAATPGSTGDGILMAEKVGAALYEDPWVIGLGVASKINGTSSLGMDWTKMYVNGDGERFANEQMHYAIATNKIVEQDITWAILDSNDVNVSLIESLEAAMPTEEAVKADTFEALAEAMGVNVDTFVENMNSYNEGTKTDNDEMGKEKEYLVAVEKAPYYAVKLYPKTMGTFAGVKTDENFQVLREDNSVIKNLYAGGECANKVMYNQVYMSGSAVQFALTSGRIAGEHAAQNLK; this is translated from the coding sequence ATGAAATCTATTAAGATATTATTAAGTTTATTGTTGTGTTTTGGTTTAATATTCGGGTTAGTCGCATGCACTCAACCAGCTGGAAACGAATCAGAATCAAATGATTCAGATTCTATATATAAGGCGGGTACTTATACATCAACAGCTACAGGAAATAATGGTGATATAAGTGTCGAAGTAGTATTTGATAATACTTCAATAAAGTCTGTTAAAGTTTTAGAACATAGTGAAACTGCAGGACTAAGTGATGCACCTATTGAACGTATACCACAAGAAGTTGTTGAAGGTCAAACTTTAGTAGTAGATGCTGTAACTGGAGCTACAAATACTTCTAATGCAATTCTTGTAGCTATAGAAGATTGTGTTAATCAAGCTGGTGGAAATGTAGAGGCTCTTAAAGCAAAAGCAAGTTCTGACGAAGCGGATAAAACGGTAACTGAATTAAACACTGATGTAGTTATTGTAGGTGCTGGTGGAACTGGTTTAGCTGCTGCCTACTCAGCTCATGAAAATAATGCAAATGTTATAGTATTAGAAAAACTTGCATCTATAGGAGGCTCTACGGGATTGTCAGGTGGTGGAATTTCAGCAAACGATACAAGGTTCCAAAGAGAAGAAGGAATAGAGGATTCAAAAGAGTCATGGATGGATCTTTGGAAAGAGCGCCAAGCAACGAGTAATCCTGACAGTATATATCCAGACTATGATTTCGTAGATAAGTTTATGGATGAAGCAGTTATAACAACAGAATGGTTAGTAGATAATGTAGGTCACGAATATGGTAGTGTGGAAGGTTTTGGACTTGATCCAGTAAGAAGAATTCACTTCCCGAAACGTGATGGAGATGTACAGGGTGGTTCACTTTTAATTCAGAATATAGAAAAATCCGTTCTTGGTGAAGGAATAGAAATTTTAACTGAAACACCAGCAACAGAATTGTTAACTAATGAAGACGGTGATGTAGTAGGTGTTGTAGCAGAAGGAAAAGATGGTAAGTTAATTATAAATGCAGAAAAAGTAATTTTAGCTGCAGGTGGATATGCTAAAAATGATGAACTTCTAGAAAGATTTATACCAGAGTTGGCAGGTTCAGCTGAATTAAGTGCAGCAACTCCAGGCTCAACAGGTGATGGGATTTTAATGGCAGAAAAGGTCGGAGCAGCATTATATGAAGACCCTTGGGTTATAGGTTTAGGTGTTGCTAGCAAAATTAACGGCACAAGCTCGTTAGGTATGGATTGGACTAAAATGTATGTAAATGGAGATGGTGAGCGTTTCGCAAATGAACAAATGCATTATGCAATTGCAACAAACAAAATTGTTGAGCAAGATATTACATGGGCAATTCTGGATTCAAATGATGTAAATGTAAGCCTTATAGAATCTCTAGAAGCAGCTATGCCTACTGAAGAAGCAGTAAAGGCAGATACATTTGAAGCATTAGCAGAAGCTATGGGCGTTAATGTCGATACATTTGTAGAAAATATGAACTCATATAATGAAGGAACTAAAACAGATAATGATGAAATGGGCAAGGAAAAGGAGTATTTAGTAGCTGTAGAAAAAGCTCCATACTATGCAGTTAAACTTTATCCTAAGACTATGGGTACATTTGCAGGAGTAAAAACTGATGAAAATTTCCAAGTATTGCGTGAAGATAACTCAGTTATAAAGAATTTGTATGCTGGTGGAGAATGCGCAAACAAAGTAATGTATAATCAAGTTTATATGTCTGGAAGCGCAGTACAATTTGCACTCACAAGTGGACGTATAGCAGGTGAACATGCTGCACAAAATTTAAAATAA
- a CDS encoding spore coat protein, with the protein MNFTNKERMLLEDQKSHEEICIQKYSNYASLTNCQELKSIFKQNGQKEQEHLNTINQLLNGQVPSMNQQGGGSQQQQSQMQQQPQMQQMQGSSSFKPQSSSTSSSTNYNNSDKDLCTDILMTEKYVSGAYDTAIFEFKDPQVRNILNHIQKEEQQHGESVFKYMESKGMYQPQ; encoded by the coding sequence ATGAATTTTACAAATAAAGAAAGAATGCTATTAGAAGATCAAAAATCTCACGAAGAAATATGTATTCAAAAATATTCTAATTATGCAAGTTTAACAAATTGTCAAGAACTTAAGAGTATATTTAAACAAAATGGACAAAAAGAACAAGAACATCTAAACACAATTAATCAATTGCTAAATGGTCAAGTACCTTCTATGAATCAGCAAGGAGGTGGAAGTCAGCAACAACAATCTCAAATGCAACAACAGCCTCAAATGCAACAGATGCAAGGTTCGAGTAGTTTCAAGCCACAAAGTAGCTCAACTAGTAGCTCAACTAATTATAATAATTCAGACAAAGATCTTTGTACTGATATTTTAATGACAGAAAAATATGTGTCTGGTGCATATGACACTGCCATATTTGAATTCAAAGATCCTCAGGTACGTAACATATTGAATCATATACAAAAAGAAGAACAGCAACACGGAGAATCAGTATTCAAATATATGGAAAGTAAAGGAATGTATCAACCACAATAA
- the cooS gene encoding anaerobic carbon-monoxide dehydrogenase catalytic subunit has product MSGNILEKPEGRVSYHDSVEEMLIRIRDDGLSSVFSRWSEQEKIRCNFCLQGVSCQLCTQGPCRLSDKAGAEKGVCGIGADAMAMRNFLMRNIMGAATYAHHAFEAFRTLKATGEGNTPFRITDTEKLKWMCEKTGINTNQDTNKMAIQLAELLDNEMKINPDQSSIMVEVFAPKKRKPLWKDLHIYPSGVQHEVENSIASCLTNVDGDYVSLAKKALRLGLSTIYTAQIGLEMTQDILFGTPMPHEVDVDLGIMDPDYVNIAFNGHQPWIGVATLQKAKKQEYQEMAKKAGAKGIHIVGSIETGQEMLQRFEVDDVFVGLMGNWLAIEPFLATGTVDALVMEENCSPPAIDQYAETYQVALVSVSTIIGVPGTEHEMPYYPGKADEMAESCINIAIENFKKRHGKIESMVPKHKRKAIAGFSTEAVLKAIGNDLNTLVDVIVKGQIKGIVALANCSTLRNGPQDWNTVNITKELIKRDILVVAGGCGNHGLEVAGLCNLDAIEMAGEGLKGVCKALGIPPVLSFGTCTDTGRISMLVTALADHLNVDISDLPIAVTAPEWMEQKATIDGIFAVAYGAYTHLSPTPFITGAPNLVKLLTEDVEGLTGGKVALGDNPVEAAIDIESHIIKKRQKMGLN; this is encoded by the coding sequence ATGTCTGGAAATATTTTAGAGAAGCCTGAAGGTCGTGTAAGTTATCATGATTCAGTTGAAGAAATGTTAATTAGAATTAGAGATGATGGACTTTCAAGCGTTTTTTCAAGATGGAGTGAACAGGAAAAGATACGTTGCAACTTTTGTCTTCAAGGAGTAAGCTGTCAGTTGTGTACACAAGGTCCCTGTAGATTAAGTGATAAAGCTGGAGCGGAAAAAGGAGTTTGTGGTATTGGAGCTGATGCAATGGCAATGCGTAATTTTCTAATGAGAAATATTATGGGTGCTGCTACTTATGCTCATCATGCCTTTGAAGCTTTTAGAACATTAAAAGCTACTGGGGAAGGTAATACACCTTTTAGAATTACAGATACTGAGAAATTGAAATGGATGTGTGAAAAAACCGGTATCAATACTAATCAAGATACAAATAAAATGGCAATACAATTAGCTGAACTTTTAGATAATGAAATGAAAATTAATCCTGATCAAAGTAGTATTATGGTTGAGGTTTTTGCTCCAAAAAAAAGAAAACCCCTTTGGAAAGATTTACACATTTACCCTTCTGGAGTTCAGCATGAAGTTGAGAATAGTATTGCTAGTTGTTTAACTAATGTAGATGGGGATTATGTATCATTAGCTAAAAAGGCATTGCGTTTAGGATTATCAACAATTTATACCGCGCAAATTGGATTAGAGATGACACAGGATATTTTATTTGGCACACCTATGCCCCATGAAGTTGATGTTGATTTGGGAATAATGGATCCTGATTATGTGAACATTGCATTTAATGGTCATCAGCCATGGATAGGTGTTGCTACATTGCAAAAAGCAAAAAAACAAGAGTATCAAGAAATGGCAAAAAAGGCTGGGGCAAAAGGAATTCATATTGTAGGCTCAATAGAAACTGGTCAGGAAATGCTGCAAAGGTTTGAAGTTGATGATGTTTTTGTTGGTCTTATGGGAAATTGGTTAGCTATTGAACCATTTCTAGCTACAGGAACAGTAGACGCTCTGGTCATGGAGGAAAATTGTTCTCCACCGGCTATAGACCAATATGCAGAAACATATCAAGTTGCCCTTGTTAGTGTAAGTACAATAATAGGCGTGCCAGGCACTGAACATGAAATGCCATATTATCCTGGTAAAGCTGATGAAATGGCAGAAAGTTGTATTAACATAGCAATAGAGAACTTTAAAAAAAGACATGGTAAAATAGAATCTATGGTTCCTAAACATAAGAGAAAAGCTATAGCAGGCTTTTCTACTGAAGCAGTTTTAAAAGCAATCGGAAACGATTTAAATACATTAGTTGATGTTATTGTGAAAGGACAAATAAAAGGAATTGTTGCTTTGGCAAATTGTTCAACTCTAAGAAATGGACCTCAGGACTGGAATACAGTAAATATTACAAAAGAATTAATAAAAAGAGATATCCTTGTAGTAGCAGGTGGATGTGGTAATCATGGTTTAGAAGTTGCTGGACTATGTAATCTCGATGCGATTGAAATGGCAGGAGAAGGACTTAAAGGAGTTTGTAAAGCTTTAGGAATACCTCCGGTTTTAAGTTTTGGCACATGTACTGATACAGGTAGAATATCAATGCTTGTAACAGCTTTAGCGGATCATTTAAATGTGGATATTTCAGATTTACCTATTGCAGTTACTGCCCCCGAATGGATGGAGCAAAAAGCAACGATTGATGGTATATTTGCAGTAGCCTATGGAGCATATACTCATTTGTCTCCTACACCATTTATAACGGGAGCGCCTAATTTAGTAAAACTTCTTACAGAAGATGTTGAAGGGTTAACTGGAGGAAAGGTAGCACTTGGAGATAATCCAGTTGAAGCTGCAATAGATATTGAAAGTCATATAATTAAGAAAAGACAAAAAATGGGATTAAATTAA
- a CDS encoding metallophosphoesterase — translation MDVLNRINNIFFSSKEIVFDNSSKFILMSDCHRGTGGWEDNFSNNQNIYFAALNYYYKENYTYIELGDGDELWENSDITDIIQEHSDIFWLLRKFYKEKRLYFIYGNHDMLKKNTKFIEKKLTYYFYERNNKYYLLFNDVKIHEGIVLKHKETGNKILLIHGHQVDCLNYKLWRLARLLVRYFWKPLETFGVKDVTRTAKNYKKKYLVAKKLTEWVIRENHMLIAGHNHRPFFPEIGEPPYFNDGSCVHPRCITGIEISDGSICLIKWSIKTNKKNNLIISKDILAGPRRIKDYFNKSVQF, via the coding sequence ATGGATGTGTTAAATCGAATTAATAATATATTTTTTTCCTCAAAAGAAATAGTATTTGACAACTCATCTAAGTTTATTTTGATGAGTGATTGTCATAGAGGTACTGGAGGGTGGGAAGATAATTTTTCAAATAACCAAAACATTTATTTTGCAGCATTAAATTACTACTATAAAGAAAATTATACTTATATTGAATTAGGTGATGGTGATGAACTATGGGAGAATTCTGATATTACAGATATTATACAAGAGCATAGTGATATTTTTTGGTTGCTGAGAAAGTTTTACAAAGAAAAAAGATTATACTTTATTTATGGAAATCATGATATGTTAAAGAAAAACACTAAATTTATTGAAAAAAAATTAACATATTATTTCTATGAACGTAATAACAAATATTATTTGCTATTTAATGATGTAAAAATTCATGAGGGTATAGTATTAAAACATAAAGAAACTGGAAATAAGATTTTATTAATACATGGTCATCAAGTAGATTGTCTTAATTATAAATTATGGAGATTAGCGAGATTATTAGTTAGATATTTTTGGAAGCCTTTAGAGACATTTGGAGTAAAAGATGTAACTAGAACGGCTAAAAACTACAAGAAAAAATATTTAGTAGCAAAAAAGCTTACAGAATGGGTTATAAGAGAGAACCATATGTTAATTGCAGGACACAACCATAGACCATTTTTTCCTGAAATAGGGGAACCTCCATATTTTAATGATGGTAGTTGTGTTCATCCTAGATGTATTACTGGAATTGAAATATCAGATGGATCGATATGCCTTATTAAATGGAGTATTAAAACTAATAAAAAGAATAACTTAATAATATCAAAAGATATATTAGCAGGACCAAGACGAATAAAGGATTATTTTAATAAATCAGTACAATTTTAA
- a CDS encoding DUF4474 domain-containing protein — protein sequence MFSYIKNMFTVYEEGNFIPITIVILCIIGVFLYKSSFFLKIVDWMKKSSKKSINSNYYDVIDYDSLNELTETAGYCYDINQDIFYSHINAWQREMGYCRLYDEATAPLNMIIDCEPIYFEYDNKRWLIEFWKGQYGMTTGCEIGVYSTTGPDLDTIFFNGTFYDSVSDDDLLRMACILRKNGKRMFKRKDTHWWLTGFKLGEFSQPWELTMDLKITLKNKIMRNEFIKGLKNAGYLDEEIFVMGNSVKLRFDKPRTKQPYSRNAFIEHVAQKQNKELCEEYQYITYGYNNVLDKIYAIQRYDPNMLVKLLMIGKSESIFEDYWKIKKYL from the coding sequence ATGTTTTCGTATATTAAAAATATGTTTACTGTATATGAGGAAGGTAATTTTATACCCATTACCATAGTAATCTTATGTATCATTGGTGTTTTTCTATATAAATCTTCTTTTTTTCTAAAAATAGTAGATTGGATGAAAAAAAGTAGTAAAAAGTCTATAAATAGCAATTATTATGATGTAATCGATTATGATTCTCTTAATGAATTGACAGAAACAGCAGGTTATTGTTACGATATAAATCAAGATATTTTCTATTCGCATATAAATGCTTGGCAAAGAGAAATGGGCTATTGTCGCCTTTATGATGAAGCTACTGCTCCACTTAATATGATTATAGATTGTGAGCCTATTTACTTTGAGTACGATAATAAAAGATGGCTCATAGAGTTTTGGAAAGGCCAATATGGAATGACTACAGGCTGTGAAATCGGAGTTTACTCAACAACTGGCCCTGATTTAGACACAATCTTTTTTAATGGTACTTTCTACGATAGTGTAAGTGATGATGATTTATTAAGAATGGCTTGTATACTAAGAAAGAATGGTAAGCGAATGTTTAAACGAAAGGATACTCATTGGTGGTTAACAGGTTTTAAATTAGGTGAATTTTCTCAACCTTGGGAATTGACAATGGACTTGAAAATTACCTTAAAGAATAAAATAATGCGCAATGAATTTATTAAAGGATTAAAAAATGCAGGTTATTTAGATGAAGAAATATTTGTAATGGGGAATTCAGTTAAATTAAGATTTGATAAGCCTCGTACAAAGCAACCTTATAGTAGAAATGCTTTTATTGAACATGTTGCTCAAAAACAAAATAAAGAATTGTGCGAAGAATATCAGTATATAACGTATGGCTATAATAATGTATTAGACAAAATATATGCTATTCAAAGATATGATCCTAATATGTTGGTAAAACTTTTAATGATTGGTAAAAGCGAATCAATATTTGAGGATTATTGGAAAATTAAAAAATATCTATAA
- a CDS encoding 50S ribosomal protein L25 — translation METGTIKVTKRAIVNSRVNKKLRKSGLLPGNISGKGMESISVTVNESELRKGITSHGKNAIFNLSIDEGNDYTVMIKDIQISPVKGSPVHVDFQRVSMTEEIKAEIGIKFKGIERIESKRLLLVRQIDIIPVKGLPQDIPDEIEVDVTNMNAGETVCISDIVFPEGIIPEIDLEQVVVSVNEPKRADIETETDEASEVENEL, via the coding sequence ATGGAAACAGGAACAATTAAAGTAACAAAAAGGGCAATAGTTAACAGTAGAGTTAATAAGAAGTTAAGAAAATCAGGATTATTACCAGGTAATATATCAGGAAAAGGTATGGAATCTATATCAGTAACTGTGAATGAATCAGAACTTAGAAAAGGTATTACTAGTCATGGAAAAAATGCAATTTTTAATCTTTCTATAGACGAAGGAAATGATTATACTGTAATGATAAAAGATATTCAAATATCTCCTGTAAAGGGCTCTCCAGTACATGTAGATTTTCAACGAGTTTCAATGACTGAAGAAATCAAAGCTGAAATTGGAATTAAATTTAAAGGTATTGAGAGGATTGAGTCAAAAAGATTGTTGTTAGTTAGACAAATTGATATAATACCAGTAAAGGGTCTTCCGCAGGATATTCCAGATGAAATTGAAGTAGATGTTACTAATATGAATGCTGGTGAAACTGTTTGTATTTCTGATATTGTTTTCCCAGAGGGAATAATACCAGAAATAGATCTTGAACAAGTTGTTGTTTCAGTTAATGAGCCAAAGAGAGCTGATATAGAAACTGAAACAGACGAGGCAAGTGAAGTAGAAAACGAATTATAA
- a CDS encoding S-layer homology domain-containing protein → MKKKSILKIIALVMALSLMLTSAVFAMPPGQYKKFLRNKHNYNTAAEYMKRYEIIKGYGNGNFGYVDYVKRGDITVMIVRAFKLSTTIEDFEESFPDVDIDSYFYNAISVAKKFGIARGDGKFFNPNKHVTVEEAILLIERSAAVANRNVTIYDVDLRDLFDDAELDNSATRQDIALMLYYVLTGEVYDDENEEEIKSEDIVYEVEENNYINFDSDDFVKVFKEIRKDKGESLEYVKFELPSVRYGKLYYDYDVDEDYNSMVTESTRYYADNNDKKEISDVTFVPKLNYFGSVKIEYEAYTDEGDSYIGLIIINVEEDEDYLNTIKYTTTENTPVTFDEDDFEEIFEEVTDEDMEYVKFTLPSYKTGTLWYDNDNDEVKVDKNEKYEVDKIDEITFVPYKNYSGTVVIKYKAYDEDDKVYTGEISIEVKDDYVIDTIELKTDEDKEISFDFDYKLEKSVEEDIYDDFEYVIFEIPKREDGRVYIEYDDEYELVEEDKKYRLYDIDELTFVPKDDGVVNIDYLILDDDKEEYGGTIEITVE, encoded by the coding sequence ATGAAAAAGAAAAGTATTTTAAAAATAATTGCTTTAGTGATGGCACTAAGCTTGATGTTGACATCTGCTGTATTTGCAATGCCCCCAGGACAATATAAGAAATTTCTAAGAAACAAACATAATTATAATACAGCTGCTGAATATATGAAGCGATATGAAATAATAAAGGGTTATGGTAACGGTAACTTTGGTTATGTAGATTATGTAAAGCGTGGAGATATTACTGTTATGATAGTTAGAGCTTTTAAATTAAGCACTACGATTGAAGACTTTGAAGAAAGTTTTCCAGATGTAGATATTGACAGTTATTTCTATAATGCAATTTCTGTAGCAAAAAAATTCGGTATTGCAAGAGGAGATGGCAAATTTTTCAACCCTAATAAACATGTTACAGTTGAAGAAGCTATACTATTAATTGAGCGTTCAGCTGCTGTAGCAAATCGAAATGTTACTATATATGATGTTGACTTAAGGGATCTTTTTGATGATGCTGAATTAGATAATTCAGCAACAAGACAGGATATTGCTTTAATGCTATATTATGTTCTTACTGGTGAGGTATATGACGACGAAAATGAAGAAGAAATAAAGTCAGAAGATATAGTTTATGAAGTTGAAGAAAATAACTATATAAATTTTGATTCTGATGATTTTGTTAAAGTGTTTAAAGAAATTAGAAAAGATAAAGGTGAAAGTCTAGAATATGTTAAGTTTGAGCTTCCATCTGTAAGATATGGTAAATTGTATTATGATTATGATGTTGATGAAGATTACAATTCAATGGTTACAGAAAGCACAAGATATTATGCAGATAATAATGATAAAAAGGAAATTTCTGATGTAACATTTGTTCCTAAGTTAAATTACTTTGGTAGTGTAAAAATAGAATATGAAGCGTATACTGATGAAGGTGATTCTTATATTGGGTTAATTATTATTAATGTAGAAGAAGATGAAGATTATTTAAATACTATTAAATACACTACTACAGAAAATACTCCTGTGACATTTGATGAAGATGACTTCGAGGAAATATTTGAAGAAGTAACGGATGAAGATATGGAGTATGTAAAATTTACACTTCCAAGTTATAAAACAGGTACTTTATGGTATGACAATGATAATGATGAAGTAAAAGTTGATAAAAATGAAAAATATGAAGTTGATAAAATAGATGAAATAACTTTTGTTCCATATAAAAATTATTCAGGAACTGTCGTTATAAAATATAAAGCTTATGATGAGGATGATAAAGTATACACTGGTGAGATTAGTATAGAAGTAAAAGACGATTATGTTATCGATACTATTGAATTAAAAACAGATGAAGATAAAGAAATTAGTTTTGATTTTGATTATAAATTAGAAAAATCAGTTGAAGAGGATATTTATGATGATTTTGAATATGTAATATTTGAAATCCCAAAAAGAGAAGATGGTAGAGTATACATTGAATATGATGATGAATATGAATTAGTTGAAGAAGATAAAAAATATAGGCTATATGATATTGATGAATTGACATTTGTTCCTAAAGATGATGGCGTTGTAAATATAGATTATTTAATATTAGATGATGACAAAGAAGAATATGGGGGTACAATTGAAATAACTGTAGAATAA
- a CDS encoding EFR1 family ferrodoxin (N-terminal region resembles flavodoxins. C-terminal ferrodoxin region binds two 4Fe-4S clusters.): MRNINIMYFSPTGTTKKVVNGLAKILSNDKETNIKYINFTMPDIREKSITFGKKEILIIGIPVYAGRVPNILLKYLDTIKGDDTIAIPIVVYGNRNYDDALIELKNILVSGGFTVIAAAAFIGEHSFSKNLAKGRPDNKDMNKVYHFGHKLAEILHDVPSKHVKVPGQNPIRPYYQPKDKNGHSFDFKKITPKTNENCIDCKLCAEICPVGSINFDNVSKLIGICIKCCACVKNCPTQAKFFDDENYIKHKIELEIKYSNRREPELFF; this comes from the coding sequence ATGCGTAATATTAATATAATGTATTTCAGTCCAACAGGAACAACTAAGAAAGTTGTTAATGGTTTAGCTAAGATTTTATCAAATGATAAAGAAACGAATATAAAATATATTAATTTTACTATGCCAGATATAAGGGAAAAATCAATAACCTTTGGTAAAAAGGAAATTTTAATAATAGGAATACCTGTTTATGCTGGTAGGGTTCCAAATATATTGTTGAAATATTTGGATACAATAAAGGGTGATGATACCATAGCAATTCCTATTGTAGTGTATGGAAACAGAAACTATGATGACGCTTTAATTGAATTAAAAAACATTTTAGTTTCAGGGGGATTTACTGTTATAGCTGCGGCAGCCTTTATAGGAGAACATTCTTTTTCTAAAAATTTAGCTAAAGGAAGGCCAGATAATAAGGATATGAATAAGGTATACCATTTTGGTCATAAACTTGCTGAGATTTTACATGATGTACCTTCTAAACATGTTAAGGTTCCAGGGCAGAATCCTATTAGACCGTATTATCAGCCTAAAGATAAAAATGGTCATTCTTTTGATTTTAAGAAAATTACACCGAAAACCAACGAGAATTGTATTGATTGTAAGTTATGCGCCGAAATTTGTCCAGTAGGGTCAATTAATTTTGATAATGTATCAAAATTAATTGGCATATGTATAAAATGTTGTGCCTGTGTAAAAAATTGTCCTACACAAGCAAAGTTCTTCGATGATGAAAATTATATTAAACATAAAATTGAGTTAGAAATAAAATATTCAAATAGAAGAGAGCCTGAATTGTTCTTTTAG